In Oncorhynchus masou masou isolate Uvic2021 unplaced genomic scaffold, UVic_Omas_1.1 unplaced_scaffold_972, whole genome shotgun sequence, the following proteins share a genomic window:
- the LOC135538482 gene encoding zinc finger protein 723-like → HEKIHTGEKPYHCSQCGKNFNKLGNLKQHERIHTEEKPYHCSRCGKCFNQSGQLKRHERIHTGEKPYHCSQCGKNFNVLMTLKRHEIIHTGEKPYHCSQCGNSFNVLRNLKQHERIHTGEKPYHCSQCGKCFNQSGHLKRHERIHTGEKPYHCSKCGKSFKRPCHLKQHERIHTGEKPYHCSQGAKRLPISEA, encoded by the coding sequence CACGAgaaaatacacacaggggagaagccttaccactgctcccaatgtggaaagAATTTTAACAAATTAGGGAACctgaaacaacatgagagaatacacacagaggaGAAACCATACCACTGCTCCAGgtgtggaaagtgtttcaacCAGTCAGGGCAGCTGAAgcgacatgagagaatacacacaggggagaagccttaccactgctcccaatgtggaaagAATTTTAACGTTTTAATGACCCTGAAACGACATGAgataatacacacaggggagaagccttaccactgctcccaatgtggaaaTAGTTTTAACGTTTTAAGGAACctgaaacaacatgagagaatacacacaggggagaaaccataccactgctcccagtgtggaaagtgtttcaacCAGTCAGGGCATTTGAAgcgacatgagagaatacacacaggagagaagccgtaCCACTGCTCcaagtgtggaaagagtttcaaaCGGCCTTGTCATctgaaacaacatgagagaatacacacaggggagaagccttatcaCTGCTCCCAGGGTGCAAAGCGTTTGCCCATTTCGGAAGCCTGA